A region from the Phycisphaeraceae bacterium genome encodes:
- a CDS encoding sugar phosphate isomerase/epimerase — protein sequence MAQTRTGSFPLAFRRGWTDWQKDLGNVIQFAKDNQFEGIDVGALDTRELKQVIDSGLKLGTVDAKSWPALTSSDAGKRKAAVQENAEYMKAVAALGCRNFFIVFVPEKHDAPRSENFRNLVDGLNQLSSLLKGSDARLSIEGWPGAGPYYSSLACTPADYRALLKEVNSPIMGINFDPSHLIRMGCDPVRFLAEFAGKVVHVHAKDTEILDDDLYEHGNLQPATFGKPHGYGGYHWRYTLPGHGQARWTKIFQQLKDAHFNGLVSVELEDEHFTGTESGEKRGFTASRDFLTSV from the coding sequence ATGGCACAGACTCGTACCGGATCGTTTCCCCTCGCCTTTCGCCGCGGATGGACTGACTGGCAGAAAGACCTGGGCAATGTCATTCAATTCGCAAAGGACAACCAGTTTGAAGGGATCGATGTCGGCGCGCTTGATACACGGGAGCTAAAGCAGGTCATCGATTCCGGCTTGAAACTTGGCACGGTCGATGCGAAGTCGTGGCCCGCGCTGACTTCCTCCGATGCCGGCAAGCGCAAGGCGGCAGTGCAGGAGAATGCCGAATACATGAAAGCTGTCGCGGCACTGGGTTGTCGAAATTTCTTCATCGTCTTTGTTCCTGAAAAGCACGATGCGCCGCGAAGTGAAAATTTCCGCAATCTCGTCGATGGTCTCAACCAGCTTTCCTCGCTGCTCAAAGGCAGTGACGCGCGGCTGTCCATCGAGGGCTGGCCGGGTGCCGGACCTTATTACTCCTCGCTCGCCTGCACACCTGCGGACTATCGCGCACTGCTGAAGGAAGTGAACAGCCCCATCATGGGGATCAACTTTGACCCTTCCCACTTGATCCGTATGGGCTGCGACCCTGTGCGATTTCTCGCCGAGTTCGCCGGCAAGGTGGTTCACGTTCACGCCAAGGACACCGAGATTCTCGACGACGACCTCTATGAACACGGCAACCTCCAGCCGGCAACCTTCGGCAAGCCGCACGGCTACGGCGGCTACCACTGGCGCTACACGCTGCCGGGACACGGCCAGGCGCGGTGGACTAAAATCTTTCAGCAACTAAAAGACGCACACTTCAACGGCCTGGTCAGCGTTGAGCTTGAAGATGAACACTTCACCGGAACCGAGTCGGGTGAAAAACGCGGATTCACAGCATCACGGGACTTTTTGACAAGCGTCTGA
- a CDS encoding ABC transporter permease, with protein sequence MTNPIIQRELVGLLRTKKALALQVGMIAVLSALVIFRWPAAGMVDLTGQQAQQVFRLFAYGLMVALILLAPVFPATSVVRERQQGTLALLLNSPMSPWSILMGKLLGVLGYVLLLLLLSVPPAAACFTMGGVDRGQLVGAYGILFLLAVQYATLGLLISSYAGTPDSALRSTYGAVLAMSVVTLGPHQFLQGLQGIPSAGQTLIEWIRCISPIPAMMECLNQGGITSMGFVQTGTIGRFCILAVISTILFTIFTARRFNQRMFDRPRAAGTVTDEQSASVQRFRRMMFIIDPNRRSELIGARPLAMVVCLAGAAFFTAAATYIYKQDFKWEGYSVSLVFTVTLGVVAAAFVGALLVLLVSINPVTTKELRSRRFGRPYWLFRLGGFCLVLSLALMLATTRATMDWGVSTLGVIMVLLSFALIILLTPTLAAGLISGERESGGWILLQSTPLSTLSVVLGKLMSVATTLVLILIATLPGYAVIVLIDKETQFLRVPMVLLSLLLTALFALLLSAATSSLFRRTAPATVTAYTIIVGLCAGTMLFWLGRDAPFTMRTVETVLKFNPLAASLKLIDAPGFKEYQILPANWWIMGAGCLICLAVLVVQTWRLSRPQ encoded by the coding sequence ATGACCAACCCGATTATCCAACGTGAGCTGGTCGGCCTGCTGCGCACGAAAAAAGCACTGGCGCTTCAGGTCGGCATGATCGCGGTGCTTTCGGCACTGGTGATCTTTCGTTGGCCGGCGGCAGGCATGGTCGATCTGACCGGTCAGCAGGCGCAGCAGGTTTTCCGACTCTTTGCCTACGGTCTGATGGTTGCGCTGATTCTCCTGGCCCCGGTTTTCCCCGCGACCAGCGTCGTCCGTGAACGGCAGCAGGGCACCCTTGCTCTGCTGCTCAATTCCCCGATGAGCCCCTGGTCCATCCTCATGGGCAAACTGCTGGGCGTGCTTGGTTACGTCCTGCTATTGCTGCTGCTGAGCGTCCCGCCGGCGGCGGCGTGCTTCACCATGGGGGGCGTGGATCGCGGCCAGCTCGTCGGTGCTTATGGCATCCTCTTCCTGCTGGCGGTGCAGTACGCGACGCTCGGTCTGCTGATCAGCAGCTACGCGGGCACGCCCGACTCGGCTCTGCGTTCCACCTACGGAGCGGTGCTGGCGATGTCCGTCGTCACGCTTGGCCCGCATCAATTCCTTCAAGGGCTTCAGGGCATTCCTTCGGCCGGACAGACGCTGATCGAATGGATCCGCTGCATCTCGCCGATTCCCGCGATGATGGAGTGCCTGAACCAAGGTGGCATCACGTCGATGGGTTTCGTTCAGACCGGAACCATCGGCCGGTTCTGCATCCTCGCGGTGATCTCGACGATTCTCTTTACGATTTTCACAGCCCGACGATTCAACCAACGGATGTTCGACCGTCCACGCGCCGCGGGCACGGTGACGGATGAGCAATCCGCTTCCGTCCAGCGTTTCCGCCGGATGATGTTCATCATCGATCCGAATCGACGCAGTGAGTTGATCGGCGCACGGCCGTTGGCGATGGTGGTGTGTCTGGCGGGGGCTGCATTTTTCACGGCGGCGGCGACTTACATCTATAAACAAGACTTCAAGTGGGAGGGGTACTCCGTCAGCCTCGTCTTCACGGTGACGCTCGGAGTCGTCGCGGCGGCATTTGTCGGCGCACTGCTGGTGCTGCTGGTTTCGATCAACCCGGTGACGACCAAGGAACTGCGATCCCGTCGCTTCGGCAGGCCGTACTGGCTTTTCCGGCTCGGCGGTTTCTGCCTCGTCCTGTCGCTGGCTCTGATGCTTGCGACGACCCGCGCCACGATGGACTGGGGAGTCTCAACCCTCGGCGTCATCATGGTGCTCCTGTCCTTTGCCCTCATCATTCTTCTGACACCCACACTCGCGGCGGGATTGATCAGCGGTGAACGCGAGAGCGGCGGATGGATATTGCTCCAGTCAACGCCGCTCTCGACCTTATCCGTCGTGCTGGGGAAACTCATGAGCGTCGCCACAACGCTCGTGTTGATCCTCATTGCAACGCTGCCCGGCTATGCCGTGATCGTGCTGATCGACAAAGAGACGCAGTTCCTCCGCGTGCCGATGGTGCTCCTGAGCCTGCTGCTGACAGCGCTCTTTGCGCTGCTGCTCAGCGCAGCGACGAGCAGCCTGTTCCGTCGCACCGCGCCGGCGACGGTGACGGCTTACACGATCATCGTTGGTCTGTGTGCGGGGACGATGCTCTTCTGGCTGGGACGCGATGCGCCGTTCACGATGCGCACCGTCGAAACGGTGCTGAAGTTCAACCCGCTCGCCGCTTCACTCAAGCTCATCGACGCACCGGGATTCAAGGAATACCAGATCCTGCCGGCGAACTGGTGGATCATGGGGGCCGGCTGTCTGATTTGCCTCGCGGTGCTGGTGGTTCAAACCTGGCGGCTCAGCCGCCCGCAGTGA
- a CDS encoding acyl-CoA thioesterase, which produces MSTQEDFNIEVRVRYSECDPMNVAHHSAYPVWMEIARVEMLRQRGTAYRELEERGIFFVVARLSIRYRRPAKYDDILQVRVRRLPSAGVKVDHEYEIHRGRELIATAETTIVCVDRQGKLQPVPAGTLGTD; this is translated from the coding sequence ATGTCCACGCAGGAGGATTTCAACATCGAGGTTCGCGTCCGGTACAGCGAGTGCGACCCGATGAACGTCGCGCATCACAGTGCTTACCCGGTCTGGATGGAAATTGCCCGCGTCGAGATGCTTCGTCAGCGCGGCACCGCCTATCGAGAGCTTGAGGAACGAGGCATCTTTTTCGTCGTGGCGAGGCTGAGCATTCGTTACCGCCGACCGGCTAAGTACGACGACATCCTCCAGGTACGGGTTCGCAGGCTGCCCAGCGCGGGTGTGAAAGTGGACCATGAGTACGAGATCCATCGCGGCAGGGAACTCATCGCCACCGCGGAAACCACCATCGTCTGCGTGGACAGGCAGGGCAAGCTCCAGCCTGTCCCGGCGGGTACGTTAGGCACTGACTGA
- a CDS encoding NAD(P)/FAD-dependent oxidoreductase, protein MLRLTEIKLPINHAEGELAAAIARRLRVSADQIVRYSIWRRGIDARRREAISFIYTLDVELRDEAGALSRLRDKRHITPAPDTSYRFVTHAPPGLTARPVIIGAGPCGLFAGLLLAQMGFRPIILERGKVVRERSKDTFDFWRNGRLNPESNVQFGEGGAGTFSDGKLHSQIKDPRNLGRKVLQEFVQAGALPEILYLSKPHIGTFRLVGIVESLRATIESLGGEFRFQARVTDFQIDRGQVRGITLHDGTHIATEHVVLAIGHSARDTFQILLDRGVHLEPKPFSIGFRIEHPQSLIDRCRLGSSAGNELLGAADYHLVHHCRNARSVYSFCMCPGGTVVAAASEEGRVVTNGMSQYSRNERNANAGIVVGVTPEDYPDSGNNPLAGVEFQRVWERRAFELGGGDYSAPAQLVGDFLAGRPSVALGSVKPSYEPGIRLCDLSTALPDYAIAAIREAIGAFDRQIRGYAMADALLTGVETRTSSPIRITRNDDFMSVNTRGLYPAGEGAGYAGGILSAAVDGIKIAEAVALNMVK, encoded by the coding sequence GTGCTCCGGTTGACCGAGATCAAACTGCCGATCAATCACGCCGAAGGCGAGCTTGCCGCGGCAATCGCCCGTCGTCTGCGCGTATCGGCAGATCAAATCGTCCGTTACTCGATCTGGCGACGCGGCATTGATGCCAGGCGGCGTGAGGCCATCTCTTTCATCTACACGCTTGATGTCGAGCTGCGCGACGAAGCGGGCGCCCTCTCTCGCCTCCGGGATAAGCGTCACATCACGCCTGCGCCGGACACGTCATACCGCTTCGTCACCCACGCTCCGCCGGGTCTGACGGCACGGCCGGTCATCATCGGTGCGGGGCCTTGCGGATTGTTTGCCGGATTACTCCTGGCACAGATGGGATTCCGTCCGATCATTCTCGAACGCGGCAAAGTCGTGCGTGAGCGAAGCAAAGACACCTTCGACTTCTGGCGCAACGGACGGTTGAACCCTGAATCCAATGTGCAGTTCGGCGAAGGCGGCGCAGGCACCTTTTCCGATGGCAAACTGCACAGTCAGATCAAGGATCCCCGCAATCTGGGGCGCAAGGTGCTTCAGGAGTTTGTTCAGGCCGGCGCGCTGCCGGAAATCCTCTACCTGAGCAAGCCGCACATCGGCACCTTTCGACTGGTGGGCATCGTGGAATCGCTCCGCGCGACGATCGAATCGCTTGGCGGAGAATTCCGCTTTCAAGCTCGTGTGACGGACTTTCAGATCGATCGGGGGCAGGTGCGCGGCATCACGCTCCACGACGGCACGCATATCGCTACGGAGCATGTTGTGCTGGCCATCGGTCACAGCGCACGCGATACCTTTCAGATCCTGCTCGACCGTGGTGTGCATCTTGAACCTAAGCCGTTTTCCATCGGATTTCGGATCGAGCATCCACAGTCGTTGATCGATCGCTGCCGCCTGGGGTCCAGCGCGGGGAACGAGTTGCTCGGCGCAGCCGACTATCACCTGGTGCATCACTGCCGCAATGCGCGATCGGTTTACAGTTTCTGCATGTGTCCGGGCGGCACCGTGGTGGCTGCTGCGTCGGAGGAAGGTCGCGTCGTCACCAACGGCATGAGTCAATACTCGCGCAACGAGCGCAACGCCAACGCCGGCATCGTCGTCGGGGTCACCCCGGAGGATTACCCGGACAGCGGCAACAATCCTTTGGCGGGCGTGGAATTTCAGCGTGTCTGGGAGCGTCGCGCGTTTGAACTGGGCGGCGGCGATTACTCGGCACCGGCCCAGTTGGTCGGCGACTTTCTGGCCGGACGCCCATCCGTCGCGCTTGGCTCGGTTAAGCCGTCGTATGAGCCGGGCATTCGTCTTTGCGACCTGAGCACCGCGTTGCCGGATTACGCCATCGCCGCGATCCGTGAGGCGATCGGTGCATTCGACCGACAGATACGCGGTTACGCCATGGCCGATGCCTTGCTCACCGGCGTGGAGACGCGCACATCGTCACCGATTCGCATCACGCGAAACGACGACTTCATGAGCGTTAATACGCGAGGTCTCTATCCCGCTGGTGAGGGCGCAGGTTACGCCGGCGGCATTCTGTCGGCAGCGGTGGACGGCATCAAAATCGCCGAAGCAGTGGCCCTCAATATGGTCAAGTAA
- a CDS encoding ABC transporter ATP-binding protein: MSDIVVQTKNLTKKFGDFTALDNLSIQLERGRILGFIGPNGAGKTTTIKILVGLSRPTSGSASIAGADCVTEARRIKRLVGYMPDTFGSYDNMRVHEYLDFFGAAFKIPRRDRAKRIDEVMEITNAGWMRDRFVESLSHGMKQRVGIARTLLHDPEVLILDEPANGLDPNARIEMRQILLRLAQLGKTLIVTSHILPELSRICDTVAIITQGKLNAFGTLEQIMRKVRTKRVLEVQLTTAEQVAPMAALLKKHLEPGSEITPSPQEAEVRCTTNYDDIKLAEILATAVSKGLGVVQFREVPMDLEDAFLEATRSGQVSAA, encoded by the coding sequence ATGAGCGATATCGTCGTCCAGACCAAAAACCTCACGAAGAAGTTCGGTGACTTCACCGCGCTGGATAATCTTTCCATCCAGCTTGAGCGGGGGCGCATTCTGGGCTTCATCGGTCCCAACGGCGCGGGAAAGACCACGACCATCAAAATCCTCGTCGGCCTTTCCCGACCCACGAGCGGCTCAGCGAGCATCGCCGGTGCCGATTGCGTCACCGAAGCACGCCGCATCAAGCGGTTGGTCGGCTACATGCCCGATACGTTCGGCTCCTACGACAACATGCGGGTGCATGAGTACCTCGACTTTTTCGGGGCGGCATTCAAGATTCCCCGCCGTGATCGCGCCAAGCGCATTGATGAAGTCATGGAGATCACCAATGCCGGATGGATGCGCGATCGTTTTGTCGAGAGTCTCAGCCATGGCATGAAACAGCGCGTCGGCATCGCCCGCACGCTCCTGCACGATCCCGAAGTGCTGATCCTCGACGAGCCGGCCAACGGTCTGGACCCCAACGCCCGCATTGAGATGCGGCAGATTCTTCTGCGACTGGCGCAGCTCGGTAAGACCCTGATCGTCACCAGCCACATCCTTCCCGAACTCTCACGCATCTGTGATACCGTCGCGATCATCACCCAGGGCAAGCTCAATGCCTTCGGTACGCTTGAACAGATCATGCGCAAGGTGCGGACCAAGCGCGTCCTTGAGGTGCAATTGACCACTGCGGAGCAGGTCGCTCCCATGGCAGCGCTGCTCAAGAAACATCTCGAACCGGGCAGTGAGATCACTCCCAGCCCGCAGGAAGCGGAAGTCCGCTGCACGACCAATTACGACGACATCAAGCTCGCGGAGATTCTCGCCACCGCCGTGTCGAAGGGGCTGGGCGTGGTGCAGTTCCGTGAGGTGCCGATGGATCTCGAAGATGCGTTCCTCGAAGCGACCCGCAGCGGGCAGGTGAGCGCGGCATGA
- a CDS encoding HEAT repeat domain-containing protein → MRLIGTTICRRDGSAFRGVSRNSRGQRRIAALLLAGAVSLSALASPSRAAPAPINPLIDQPHYSDPAIVEPAPELEFHPRLAEVWGWALDQPSADTRRRAASAIADAYRRGDQSLRSFAGRLTILLDKQGQHPLVRLAAAEALITLDVRDAEVSLIAHNRADGMDMILLTDPALARWQAANIRQTWINRAIDPSLDRSIRQSAIQSLGAVRETQAYASLLKIVQDEKAEMTLRTAASSAAAACRPETETSLAVAQRFLEGSPARRLLAARLLASEKGDGAIAALLRLAVDADQAVAAKSLQRLLEIAPERVDELADTLLKSSDPNIRLLAVQGIVAQHRPERIKLVADALDDVALSVRQYARDQMILMDHDSALRPQVRAEAKRILKSDNWRGLEQAALIVGKLDDQAASSRLLELIKHQRPEVRLAAAAALRWIDDPETLAPILTYAREITEKTSELTQIEGEKMTAYASQIKHANSLIDQGRTDEMPPRIEPRLLVRSAADTDRELVQYFCFFAKRRYAAAEPLLRSYVPKHSQPYGEGRGAAIYALGYLYENKSDASLAAALSARAVDNNPLDPEVAAVRRFSLITLGRMKASQGLGALNSIYRSAIESYHLRAAARWGIIHSTGKEVPPITSQKQMVTGWWLEPLD, encoded by the coding sequence ATGCGATTAATCGGAACAACAATTTGCCGGCGGGATGGCAGTGCCTTCCGTGGTGTCAGCCGCAATAGTCGCGGACAAAGGCGAATCGCTGCGCTGCTGCTTGCGGGAGCCGTGTCGTTGTCAGCTCTTGCGTCCCCCAGCCGCGCCGCTCCTGCGCCAATCAATCCGTTGATCGATCAGCCGCACTACTCAGATCCTGCCATCGTTGAGCCTGCCCCCGAACTGGAGTTTCACCCCCGGTTGGCGGAAGTCTGGGGTTGGGCGCTGGATCAACCCTCTGCGGACACTCGCCGCCGCGCCGCGTCCGCCATCGCTGACGCCTATCGTCGCGGAGACCAGAGCCTCCGCAGCTTTGCCGGACGTCTTACGATTCTGCTCGACAAGCAGGGGCAACATCCTCTGGTCAGGCTCGCTGCCGCCGAGGCACTGATCACGCTCGACGTACGCGACGCAGAGGTCAGTCTCATCGCGCACAATCGTGCCGATGGCATGGACATGATCCTGCTCACCGATCCCGCCTTGGCACGGTGGCAAGCGGCAAACATCCGACAAACGTGGATCAATCGCGCGATTGATCCATCGCTGGACCGCTCGATTCGTCAGTCAGCCATCCAATCGCTCGGTGCGGTTCGGGAAACTCAGGCTTACGCGAGCCTGCTCAAGATCGTTCAGGATGAAAAGGCGGAAATGACACTTCGCACGGCTGCTTCCAGTGCAGCCGCTGCGTGCCGCCCGGAGACGGAGACCAGTCTGGCCGTTGCGCAGCGCTTTCTGGAAGGTTCACCAGCCCGACGGTTGCTGGCGGCGCGACTGCTGGCGTCGGAAAAAGGTGATGGTGCCATCGCAGCACTCCTGCGGCTGGCGGTCGATGCAGATCAAGCGGTGGCGGCAAAGTCGCTCCAGAGACTTCTCGAAATCGCACCGGAGCGAGTGGATGAACTGGCGGATACTCTGCTCAAAAGCAGCGATCCGAATATCCGGCTGCTGGCGGTTCAAGGCATCGTTGCGCAACACCGTCCCGAACGGATCAAACTCGTAGCGGATGCGCTGGATGATGTCGCTTTGTCGGTGCGACAGTACGCCCGTGATCAGATGATCCTGATGGATCACGATTCTGCCCTCCGCCCGCAGGTACGTGCCGAAGCGAAAAGAATTCTCAAGTCGGACAACTGGCGCGGACTTGAGCAGGCGGCACTAATCGTGGGCAAGCTGGACGACCAGGCCGCGTCGAGTCGCCTGCTGGAACTGATCAAACATCAGCGTCCGGAAGTGCGTCTCGCCGCCGCCGCCGCCCTGCGCTGGATCGACGACCCGGAAACGCTTGCCCCCATTCTCACGTACGCGCGGGAGATTACGGAAAAGACTTCCGAACTCACCCAAATCGAGGGCGAGAAGATGACGGCCTATGCGTCACAGATCAAACATGCGAATAGCTTGATTGATCAGGGCCGGACAGACGAAATGCCGCCGCGTATCGAACCGCGGCTGTTGGTGCGATCCGCCGCCGACACTGATCGGGAGCTTGTGCAGTATTTTTGTTTCTTTGCCAAGCGTCGTTACGCCGCCGCCGAGCCGCTATTGCGCAGCTACGTTCCCAAACATTCGCAGCCTTACGGCGAGGGACGCGGTGCGGCGATTTATGCTCTGGGCTATCTCTACGAAAACAAAAGTGATGCTTCGCTGGCGGCTGCACTGTCAGCTCGCGCGGTCGATAACAACCCGCTCGATCCGGAAGTTGCCGCGGTGCGACGATTCTCGCTCATCACGCTGGGCAGAATGAAAGCCAGCCAAGGGCTGGGAGCTTTGAACTCAATTTACCGCTCGGCCATCGAGAGCTATCACCTCCGGGCTGCGGCACGCTGGGGAATCATTCATTCGACCGGCAAAGAAGTCCCGCCGATTACTTCACAAAAACAGATGGTGACCGGCTGGTGGCTTGAACCGTTGGATTGA
- a CDS encoding Gfo/Idh/MocA family oxidoreductase, whose translation MSLVKVCLLGTGGFMGVHAKRLRSNPDVRIVGLCDVTDELVKKFEATHLADYSPAPARFTDPAKMYAATAPDAVFIATPHTLHFQHGMQALEAGLHVFMEKPMVTVADDARRLAAKATEKGRIVVVGYNTPCSPEFTFVRETIRNKSLGKLELVMGYLSQDWMRITTGLWRQNPQLSGGGQAYDSGAHLLNSLLWSVEADIAEVFAFMDNHGTPVDINSSINIRFDNGVMAGIVISGNCPANDGFMTFIFDKGKIDVDGCGGSWIKVWKGGQLVKYPQITSPEQTPDDNFIAAVLGRAQPTTSARNGIIKCDLMDAIYESARTGKPVKPRRG comes from the coding sequence ATGTCTCTCGTCAAAGTCTGTCTCCTGGGTACCGGCGGCTTCATGGGTGTCCATGCGAAGCGGTTGCGCAGCAATCCCGACGTGCGAATCGTCGGCCTATGCGATGTCACTGACGAACTGGTGAAGAAATTCGAGGCGACCCACCTCGCTGATTACTCGCCGGCACCCGCACGTTTTACGGACCCGGCGAAGATGTATGCGGCGACGGCTCCTGACGCCGTATTCATCGCCACGCCGCACACGCTTCACTTCCAGCACGGCATGCAGGCGCTGGAAGCAGGTCTGCATGTCTTTATGGAAAAGCCGATGGTCACCGTGGCAGACGACGCACGTCGGCTTGCCGCCAAGGCGACGGAGAAAGGACGGATTGTCGTCGTCGGCTACAACACGCCCTGCTCACCCGAATTTACTTTCGTCCGTGAAACCATCCGCAACAAGAGCCTGGGCAAGCTCGAACTGGTCATGGGTTATCTCTCTCAGGACTGGATGCGCATCACAACCGGCCTCTGGCGGCAGAATCCCCAACTCTCTGGCGGCGGGCAGGCTTATGACTCCGGCGCGCATCTCTTAAATAGCCTCCTCTGGTCCGTGGAAGCTGACATCGCGGAAGTCTTCGCCTTCATGGATAACCACGGCACGCCCGTGGACATCAACTCCTCGATCAACATCCGTTTCGACAACGGCGTCATGGCCGGCATCGTCATCAGCGGCAACTGCCCCGCCAACGACGGCTTCATGACCTTCATCTTCGACAAGGGCAAGATCGACGTGGACGGATGCGGCGGCAGTTGGATCAAGGTATGGAAAGGCGGACAACTGGTGAAGTACCCGCAGATCACCAGTCCGGAGCAGACGCCCGACGACAACTTCATCGCTGCGGTACTGGGGCGGGCACAACCGACGACCAGCGCTCGTAACGGCATCATCAAGTGCGACCTGATGGATGCGATCTACGAGAGCGCCCGCACTGGTAAGCCGGTCAAGCCCAGGCGCGGGTGA